A genomic segment from Thermostichus lividus PCC 6715 encodes:
- a CDS encoding tetratricopeptide repeat protein, with product MRQLLPTVIATVSCATLIGMAGAAVGQPVAIATLTSTEIRELQRLVPSTAEDYYNLGLMYQGEGNLPAAIRAFSRAVELDPSADYYFGRGLAYFDHGDLQRAIADFDTAIRYDQQFASAYYNRGMAHLALQDYSAAIRDFNAALEIDPQFVAAYYSRGMAHFDSGNIELAQRDYQRARSLNPTMTAKYYDAAPRPLTGGP from the coding sequence ATGCGCCAACTACTACCCACTGTAATTGCTACTGTCTCCTGTGCAACCCTTATTGGCATGGCGGGGGCAGCGGTAGGCCAGCCTGTGGCGATCGCGACCCTCACCAGTACAGAAATTCGTGAGTTACAACGACTGGTACCCAGCACTGCCGAGGATTATTACAATCTTGGGCTGATGTACCAAGGGGAAGGGAACCTGCCCGCAGCGATCCGTGCCTTTAGTCGGGCAGTGGAGTTAGACCCCAGTGCCGACTATTATTTTGGGCGCGGTTTGGCCTACTTTGATCACGGGGATCTACAGCGGGCGATCGCTGACTTTGACACTGCCATTCGTTACGATCAGCAGTTTGCCAGTGCCTACTACAATCGCGGCATGGCCCACCTTGCCCTACAGGACTATAGTGCTGCCATTCGTGACTTTAACGCAGCGCTAGAGATTGATCCCCAGTTTGTGGCCGCCTACTATAGCCGCGGCATGGCGCACTTCGACAGTGGCAACATTGAGCTTGCCCAACGGGACTATCAGCGGGCGCGGAGCCTGAACCCAACCATGACGGCTAAGTACTACGATGCTGCGCCACGACCCTTGACCGGTGGGCCTTAG